A genomic window from Lotus japonicus ecotype B-129 chromosome 1, LjGifu_v1.2 includes:
- the LOC130732747 gene encoding uncharacterized protein LOC130732747 — protein sequence MRLFYHSPSSYQSYITSIVYMGFDTAGSSFAFADSKAWLREVLKENSPLVMSTLWWVWRLRNVWCMEGKLIPWQVLRGDILAMFDDIARCYAVDVDAPMHTPRLVRWTVGLADCVVLNVDGSVHGTPQRGGFGGCFRTIHGNWLRGFFGYLDECCILHLELLGMFHGLSLAWEQGYRIVECQSDSQDAVTLVKSTPSSCHRYAALVWDIKDLQSRDWIVELRHTLREGNACADLLAKHGADQNDDLVITENPIAGLGVLLLADACGVSFVRP from the coding sequence ATGCGTTTATTTTATCATTCTCCTTCTTCTTATCAATCATATATTACATCAATTGTTTATATGGGATTTGACACTGCAGGAAGCTCTTTCGCGTTTGCGGACTCGAAAGCTTGGCTTCGTGAGGTACTGAAGGAGAATTCTCCTTTGGTTATGTCGACGTTATGGTGGGTGTGGCGGCTGCGTAATGTCTGGTGCATGGAGGGTAAGTTGATTCCTTGGCAGGTGTTGAGAGGTGATATTTTAGCTATGTTTGATGATATAGCTCGTTGTTATGCAGTCGATGTTGATGCGCCTATGCATACTCCTCGGTTAGTTAGATGGACGGTGGGTCTGGCTGATTGTGTTGTGCTAAATGTAGATGGTAGCGTTCATGGGACTCCTCAGCGTGGTGGCTTTGGGGGGTGCTTCAGAACTATACACGGGAATTGGCTTAGGGGGTTCTTTGGCTACCTGGATGAGTGTTGCATTCTGCATTTGGAGCTTCTTGGCATGTTCCATGGTTTATCTCTTGCTTGGGAGCAGGGGTATCGAATTGTGGAGTGTCAATCCGACTCTCAAGACGCAGTGACTCTCGTCAAGTCCACGCCGTCTTCGTGTCATCGTTATGCCGCTTTAGTGTGGGATATTAAAGATCTCCAGAGCAGGGACTGGATTGTGGAGCTTCGACATACTTTACGTGAGGGGAATGCTTGTGCGGATTTGTTGGCTAAGCATGGGGCGGATCAGAATGATGACTTAGTTATAACTGAGAACCCAATTGCGGGGTTAGGAGTGCTTTTGTTGGCTGATGCGTGTGGTGTCTCCTTTGTGAGACCgtag
- the LOC130732746 gene encoding benzyl alcohol O-benzoyltransferase-like encodes MASYTSPLSLIFNVRRCQPELVPPCKPTPHEVKLLSDIDDQDGLRFQIPLIFIYRHKPSMAEKDPVQVIREGLSKTLVFYYPFAGRLREGPGRKLMVDCTGEGVLFIEADADVTLDQFGDALQPPFPCFQELLYDVPGSEQVTNCPLLLIQVTRLKCGGFVVAIRMNHTMSDGAGLKQFLNALAELCQGASQPSVQPVWQRELLMARDPPHITFNHREYEQVLDTTKGIGTPIIVDQSFFFGPAEITALRRLIPFHLRKCTTVDVIAACFWHCRTKALQIDPNDDVRMMVLVNARARFNPPLPVGYYGNGFSYPAAVTTAGKLCRNSIGYAVELIKKAKGEVTEEYMHFVADFMVVNGRCLFTTVRTCILSDLTRARFEEVNFGWGEALYGGVAKGGAGDFPGATYMVPHKNEKGEEGIVLPIRLPPEAMKRFAKELDDMIENQNQLARSKIGPSFTNSAL; translated from the exons ATGGCTTCATATACATCACCTCTCTCATTAATTTTCAATGTGCGAAGGTGCCAACCAGAGCTGGTGCCTCCATGTAAACCCACTCCTCATGAAGTTAAACTGTTATCCGACATAGATGATCAAGATGGCCTTCGTTTCCAAATTCCTCTCATATTTATTTATCGTCATAAGCCATCAATGGCAGAGAAAGACCCTGTTCAAGTCATTAGAGAGGGACTTTCAAAAACACTGGTGTTCTACTACCCCTTTGCAGGTAGGCTTAGAGAGGGACCTGGACGCAAATTGATGGTGGATTGTACAGGGGAGGGTGTATTGTTCATTGAAGCTGATGCGGATGTAACACTTGATCAATTTGGTGACGCTCTTCAACCTCCATTCCCTTGTTTCCAAGAGCTCTTATATGATGTTCCAGGCTCAGAGCAAGTTACTAATTGTCCTCTTCTACTCATACAG GTAACACGCCTTAAGTGCGGTGGTTTCGTTGTGGCCATCCGAATGAACCACACCATGAGTGATGGAGCGGGTTTGAAGCAATTCCTGAATGCCCTGGCAGAATTGTGTCAGGGCGCATCCCAACCATCCGTTCAACCTGTGTGGCAACGAGAGCTCTTAATGGCGAGAGACCCACCACACATCACATTCAACCATCGTGAATACGAGCAAGTACTAGATACCACCAAGGGAATTGGAACACCCATCATCGTTGATCAATCATTCTTTTTCGGACCTGCCGAAATCACCGCTCTTCGCCGCTTGATTCCCTTTCATCTTCGCAAATGCACCACTGTTGATGTTATCGCGGCATGCTTTTGGCATTGTCGCACAAAAGCTTTGCAAATAGACCCAAATGATGACGTTCGCATGATGGTCCTCGTCAATGCACGTGCCAG GTTTAACCCCCCATTACCCGTCGGCTATTATGGTAACGGTTTTTCATACCCAGCGGCGGTCACCACTGCAGGGAAGCTTTGCAGGAACTCGATTGGCTATGCAGTTGAGTTAATAAAGAAAGCGAAAGGTGAAGTCACAGAGGAGTACATGCATTTTGTAGCGGATTTTATGGTTGTTAATGGACGGTGTTTATTTACAACTGTAAGAACTTGTATTCTGTCAGATTTGACACGTGCTAGGTTTGAAGAAGTTAATTTTGGGTGGGGCGAAGCGTTGTATGGAGGAGTGGCCAAAGGTGGTGCTGGGGACTTTCCTGGAGCAACCTATATGGTGCCGCACaagaatgaaaaaggagaagaaggTATAGTGTTACCGATTCGCTTGCCTCCTGAAGCTATGAAGAGGTTTGCCAAAGAGTTGGATGACATGATTGAGAACCAAAACCAACTTGCAAGGAGTAAGATCGGCCCTAGTTTTACCAATTCTGCCTTATAA
- the LOC130732745 gene encoding aldehyde oxidase GLOX has translation MHMQLLHNDKVIAFDRTDFGPSNLPLSFGRCRMDPDDTALKVDCTAHSVLYDTATTMFRPLMVHTDTWCSSGSVLPNGTLVQTGGFNDGERRLRMFTPCLDLSCDWVEFPGYLSERRWYATNQILPDGRVIIVGGRKQFSYEFYPKSNANSPSSTNFNFLQETSDPFENNLYPFVHLLPDGNLFIFANTRSVLLDYKQNRVVKEFPQIPGGEPRNYPSTGSSVLLPLDENIGNTIEAEVMVCGGAPRGSFEAASQGNFMEALNTCGRIKVTDPNPTWVMESMPLPRAMGDMLLLPNGYIIIINGVKSGTAGWEHGRDPVLTPVIYHPSETDSGKRFTVMSPASKPRLYHSSAVLLRDGRVLVGGSNPHIFYNFTGVDYPTDLSLEAFSPPYLSLALDPVRPTIRFLTNDVLGYRVYSYITFTVPSFTSASEVSVRLLAPSFTTHSYAMNQRMVVLKLIKVTQVNIGTYYATVVGPSTQEIAPAGYYLLFVVHAGVPSTGSWVQVM, from the exons ATGCACATGCAACTTCTACACAACGACAAGGTCATCGCCTTCGACCGGACCGATTTCGGCCCCTCCAACCTCCCTCTTTCCTTTGGCCGCTGCCGGATGGACCCCGATGACACCGCCCTCAAAGTCGATTGCACCGCTCACTCTGTGCTCTATGACACCGCCACGACCATGTTTCGGCCGTTGATGGTCCATACTGACACGTGGTGCTCCTCAGGCTCTGTCCTCCCCAACGGCACCCTCGTCCAAACCGGAGGTTTCAACGACGGCGAGCGACGCCTACGCATGTTCACACCGTGCTTGGACCTATCATGTGATTGGGTCGAGTTCCCAG GTTACTTGTCCGAAAGGAGATGGTATGCCACAAACCAAATACTACCTGATGGTCGTGTTATAATTGTTGGAGGGAGAAAACAATTTTCCTACGAGTTCTATCCTAAAAGCAATGCAAATTCACCCTCCTCaacaaattttaattttcttcaagAAACTTCGGATCCATTTGAAAACAACTTGTACCCTTTTGTGCATCTTTTACCAGATGGAAACCTATTCATCTTTGCCAACACACGTTCTGTGTTGCTTGACTACAAGCAGAACCGTGTGGTTAAAGAGTTTCCTCAGATTCCAGGTGGAGAGCCTCGTAACTATCCAAGCACTGGCTCATCGGTTCTTCTTCCTCTAGATGAAAACATAGGCAACACTATAGAAGCAGAG GTCATGGTTTGCGGAGGGGCACCCCGTGGCTCGTTCGAGGCTGCTTCACAGGGAAACTTCATGGAAGCTCTCAACACATGTGGAAGGATCAAAGTGACCGACCCTAACCCTACTTGGGTGATGGAGAGCATGCCATTACCAAGAGCAATGGGAGACATGCTGCTTCTCCCCAATGGttatatcatcatcatcaacggTGTAAAGTCTGGCACGGCCGGGTGGGAGCACGGTCGTGACCCGGTGCTGACGCCAGTGATTTATCACCCATCGGAGACTGACTCAGGGAAACGTTTTACTGTGATGTCACCGGCTTCAAAACCTAGACTCTATCACTCTTCAGCGGTGTTGTTAAGGGATGGAAGAGTGTTAGTTGGTGGTAGCAACCCACATATATTCTACAACTTCACAGGGGTTGATTACCCTACTGATCTTAGCTTAGAAGCCTTTTCTCCGCCATATTTGTCGTTGGCACTTGATCCGGTCCGGCCAACAATCAG GTTTCTGACGAACGATGTATTAGGATACAGGGTGTACTCTTACATCACGTTTACAGTGCCGAGTTTTACTTCGGCAAGTGAAGTTTCGGTTAGGCTCTTGGCACCGTCATTTACAACGCACTCTTACGCAATGAATCAGAGGATGGTGGTGTTAAAGTTGATTAAGGTAACACAAGTGAACATTGGGACTTATTATGCTACGGTGGTAGGGCCTTCGACTCAAGAGATTGCGCCGGCAGGGTACTATTTGTTGTTTGTGGTGCATGCGGGTGTGCCCAGCACCGGTTCATGGGTGCAAGTGATGTGA